The following DNA comes from Sphingopyxis sp. BSN-002.
GACATGGAGGATGTGGATGGCGTCTCGCTGCCGAGCTATCGCGGCGACATCATCAACGACATCGCCTTCGAGGCCGTGGGCCGCGAGCCCGACCCGCAGCGCATGGTCAAGGCGTACAACCAGTCGGCAGCGACGCTGAACCTGCTCCGCGCCTTTGCGGGCGGCGGCTATGCGAACCTGCACCAGGTCAACGCGTGGACGCACGACTTCATGGACCGCAGCCCGTGGGCGAAGAAATATCAGGAAACCGCAGCACGGATTTCCGAAGCGCTCGCCTTCATGGAAGCGTGCGGCGTGACGCCCGAGACGGTTCCGCAGATCAAGGGCACCAGCTTCTACACCAGCCACGAGGCGCTGCTGCTTCCCTATGAGCAGGCGCTGACCCGTCAGGACAGCCTGACCGGAGGCTGGTACGGCCTGTCGGGCCATTTCCTGTGGATCGGCGACCGCACGCGCTTCGAGGGTTCGGCGCATGTCGAATATCTGCGCGGCGTCGGCAATCCGATCGGCATGAAATGCGGCCCCAGCCTCGAGCCCGACGCGCTGCTGCGCCTGCTCGACACGCTCAATCCGAACCGTGTGCCGGGCCGGATGACGCTGATCACGCGCTACGGCCACGACAAGATCGAGGCGCATCTGCCGAAGCTCGTTCGCGCGGTGAAGGAGGCTGGCCACCCCGTCGTCTGGTCGTGCGATCCGATGCACGGTAACGTCATCAAGACGAACAACGGCTACAAGACGCGGCCGTTCGAGCGCATCCTTGCCGAAGTGCGCGGCTTCTTCGCGGTCCACCGCGCCGAAGGCACGCATGGCGGCGGCATCCATATCGAGATGACCGGGCAGAATGTCACCGAATGCACCGGCGGCGCGATGGACGTGACGCAGATGGATCTTGCCGACCGCTATCACACGCATTGCGACCCGCGCCTCAACGCGGGCCAGTCGCTCGAACTGGCTTTCCTGCTGGCCGAGATGCTCAATCAGGAAATGTCGGAGCGCGCGCGGCAGGCGGCCTGACGCGAAATATCGCCGCCCCATTCGGGGCGGCGTCTTTCCTACTCTCCGGTGCCCGACCAGCGCTTCGTGTCGGCGAACACGCGCCCGAGCGCAACGTGCAGATCGGCGTCCTCGGCCGCGCCGCCCAGCGGTATCTTGTCCGAGAATTCGTCGCCCGGACCATGATAGTCGCTGCCGAGGAATTTCTCGAGCAGTGGCATGTCCGAAAAACTGCCGCCAACCATCAGCGAGGTCACGCCCTTCGCGCCAAGTGCCCAGCCGTCCTGCCGCTGGACGAAGGCATCGGCCTCGCCATCCTCGTCCAGCTTGCGACCAAGCTTCGTCGCAGTTTCGCGTACAGCCGCATCATAGGCGGGTTTGCCACGGCCGATCGTCGCGACCGGCGTCCCGCGCGGCGAGATTGCGATGGTGTCGATGTTGAGCGCGACGGTGATGTCAGTCAGCGGAACCACCGGATGCGCGGCAAAATAATGCGCGCCGAGCAGGCCCTTCTCCTCGGCGGTCGTCGCCATGAAATAGATGTCGCGGTCGGATCGTTCGCCGCTGGCAAGCCGCTTCGCGACCGCGGTCAGCACTGCAATCCCGCTCGCATTGTCGACGGCCCCGTTGCAGATGCGATCCGTCGGATCGTCGGGCGCGCAAATGCCGAGATGGTCCCAATGGCCGAGGAACAGCACCGCCTTGCCGTCGGGTTTCGCGCCGGGCAGCTTTGCAACGATGTTGTTGCTCTCGTACGGCCGCACATTCGAGGTGGTCGAGAAATCGGCCGTCACCGGCAGCCCCGCGCCCTTGTAGTCGGCCGCCTGTGCGCTCTCGCGAAGCCGCGCGCCATCCTGACCGGCCTTTTTGAACAGGGCGTCGGCGGCCGCGGGCGAGAGGAAGCCTGTCACCGGTGCGCCCGGCGTGGCCGAGGCAAGCCGGGTCGTCTTGCCGCCGGCGGAGTGCCCGATCTGGTCCCACAGGGCATCGTCGGTCGCAATCACAAGCACCGCGCTCGCACCCGCTTCGCCAAGCATCTGGCGCCGTTCGCGGTAGCGCGGCAATTTCTCGCCGAATGGCGCATTGTCATAGAGCATGACCGCGACCTTGCCGCGGACATCGGCGTTGAGCTTGCCCGAACCGTCGACACCGAAGCCAACAAAGACCAGCGGCAGGTTTGCAAGCGATACGGCAGCATCGCGCCCGGTCAGCAGGACCCCGTCATCGCCGATACCGAGGTCGCGGCCTTTCACCCTGAACTTCGCCGAACCGCTGATCGCCTGCGTCTCGACGAGCGGCACGCCCTGCAGCCAGGGGGTCGCGCTGCCGGGAACGGGTTCGAGCCCGAGCTTCGCCCATTCGCCGACGACATAGGCGATCGTGCGGTCCTCGCCTTCGGTTCCGGGTGCACGTCCCTCGAAGGCGTCGCTCGACAGGATCTTGATATGCCCTGCAAGCTCAGCCTCGGTTACCGGCGCATCGCCTTGGGCAGGCGCGGCGAAAGCGGCGGGAGCGGTGAATGCGACGAGTGCGACAGCCGCAATGGCGGCGCTGAATCTGGTGTTTTTCATGGGCGAGCCGAATGGCATTTCCGCCGCAGGCAGGCAAGGCGCGTTCGTCGAACGACGAACGGCAGGATCAGCGCCCCGCCCGCTCCAGCAGCGCGCGGGCCGCGGCGACATGCATGTCCTCGATCATCCGCCCGTCATGGCGTTGCGCGCCGCCGGTGGCCGCGGCGACCAACGCCTCGGCCACCGCGATCTCGCGCACGGAAGGCGCAAAGGCCGCGTTGCACGGATCGACCTGGGTCGGATGGATCAGCGTCTTGCCGTCGAAACCGAGCCGGCGCCCTTCCGCGGCTTCGGACGCAAAGCCCGCGGCATCGTCGATCGCATTGTAGACGCCGTCAAAGCCCCAGACGCCTGCCGCCCGCGCCGCAAGGACAATCGCCTGGATCGCATGGCTCATCGCGCCCCGATCCATGCCGTCGGGCAGCTTGAGTTCGTGCGCCAGATCGTTAAGCCCCGCGATCAGCCCGACGACCGCCGGATCGGCCGCAATCTCGCGCGCCGCGTAGATGGCGACCGGCGTCTCGATCATCGCAAGGATCGGCACGCCGAGCGCCCGGACCGGGTCGAGGTCCGCAACCGCATCGACCTTCGGCAGCACCACCGCGTCGAGCGCGAGACCGTAGAGGGCGGTGATATCGGCCTCCTGCTCCCACGTCCCCGTCGCGTTGACACGCACCGCGACGCGCTTGCCGGGATAGCCCGCCTCGACCGCGCGCCGCATCGCCTCGCGCGCCTCGACCTTGCGACCCTCCGGCACTGCATCCTCCAGATCGATGATCAGCAGATCGGCGGCGAGCCCCTGCGCCTTTTCGAGCGCACGGGCGTTCGATCCCGGGACATAGAGCAGCGAACGGGGCGGATAGTCGTCTGGCGTCATGCGCTTTTCTGTGGCGCAGACGCGCCATTGCCGCAATAAGGAAGCGGGTTTGCAAATGGCAATTTTGCGATGAGGGGATGATCGATGGAATTCGCACTCGCACTGGTGGTTCTGGCGCTGGTGTTCCTGATCTGGGCGCTCACGCCCGTGCGGCAGGGCTATGCCTATACGATCGAGCGCTTCGGCCGTTACACGCACACCGCGCAGCCCGGGCTCAACTTCATCATGCCGATTTTCGACCGCGTCGGGCGCAAGGTGAACATGATGGAGCAGGTGCTCGACATTCCGGGCCAGGAAATCATCACCAAGGACAATGCGATGGTCGCGGTCGACGGTGTCGTCTTCTTCCAGGTGCTCGACGCCGCAAAGGCGGCCTATGAAGTCAGCGATCTCTATCTCTCGATCATGAACCTGACGACGACGAACCTGCGCACCGTGATGGGCTCGATGGACCTCGACGAAACGCTGTCGAAGCGCGACGAGATCAACACGCGCCTGCTGCACGTGGTCGATGATGCGACCACGCCGTGGGGCGTCAAGATCACCCGCGTTGAAATCAAGGACATCCGCCCGCCCGCCGACATCTCGAACGCGATGGCGCGCCAGATGAAGGCCGAGCGCGAGAAGCGTGCGAACATCCTCGAAGCCGAAGGCAGCCGGGCATCGGAAATCCTGCGTGCCGAAGGCCAGAAGCAGAGCCAGATCCTCGAGGCCGAAGGCCGCCGCGAAGCCGCCTTCCGCGACGCCGAAGCCCGCGAGCGCGAGGCCGAGGCTGAAGCGAAGGCGACCCAGATGGTGTCGGACGCGATCGCCGGCGGCAACGCGCAGGCGATCAACTACTTCATCGCGCAGAAATATGTCGAGGCGGTCGGCCAGTTCGCGACCAGCCCGAACAGCAAGACGATCCTCTTCCCGGTCGAGGCGACGCAGCTGATCGGCACGCTCG
Coding sequences within:
- a CDS encoding 3-deoxy-7-phosphoheptulonate synthase class II, coding for MTQNWQPHSWRSHEARQLPTYSDPAALAAAEKELAGYPPLVFAGEARELTNDLARVAEGKAFLLQGGDCAESFAEFHPNNIRDTFRVLLQMAVVLTFASKMPVVKLGRMAGQFAKPRSADMEDVDGVSLPSYRGDIINDIAFEAVGREPDPQRMVKAYNQSAATLNLLRAFAGGGYANLHQVNAWTHDFMDRSPWAKKYQETAARISEALAFMEACGVTPETVPQIKGTSFYTSHEALLLPYEQALTRQDSLTGGWYGLSGHFLWIGDRTRFEGSAHVEYLRGVGNPIGMKCGPSLEPDALLRLLDTLNPNRVPGRMTLITRYGHDKIEAHLPKLVRAVKEAGHPVVWSCDPMHGNVIKTNNGYKTRPFERILAEVRGFFAVHRAEGTHGGGIHIEMTGQNVTECTGGAMDVTQMDLADRYHTHCDPRLNAGQSLELAFLLAEMLNQEMSERARQAA
- a CDS encoding M28 family peptidase, which codes for MKNTRFSAAIAAVALVAFTAPAAFAAPAQGDAPVTEAELAGHIKILSSDAFEGRAPGTEGEDRTIAYVVGEWAKLGLEPVPGSATPWLQGVPLVETQAISGSAKFRVKGRDLGIGDDGVLLTGRDAAVSLANLPLVFVGFGVDGSGKLNADVRGKVAVMLYDNAPFGEKLPRYRERRQMLGEAGASAVLVIATDDALWDQIGHSAGGKTTRLASATPGAPVTGFLSPAAADALFKKAGQDGARLRESAQAADYKGAGLPVTADFSTTSNVRPYESNNIVAKLPGAKPDGKAVLFLGHWDHLGICAPDDPTDRICNGAVDNASGIAVLTAVAKRLASGERSDRDIYFMATTAEEKGLLGAHYFAAHPVVPLTDITVALNIDTIAISPRGTPVATIGRGKPAYDAAVRETATKLGRKLDEDGEADAFVQRQDGWALGAKGVTSLMVGGSFSDMPLLEKFLGSDYHGPGDEFSDKIPLGGAAEDADLHVALGRVFADTKRWSGTGE
- a CDS encoding CoA ester lyase, which encodes MTPDDYPPRSLLYVPGSNARALEKAQGLAADLLIIDLEDAVPEGRKVEAREAMRRAVEAGYPGKRVAVRVNATGTWEQEADITALYGLALDAVVLPKVDAVADLDPVRALGVPILAMIETPVAIYAAREIAADPAVVGLIAGLNDLAHELKLPDGMDRGAMSHAIQAIVLAARAAGVWGFDGVYNAIDDAAGFASEAAEGRRLGFDGKTLIHPTQVDPCNAAFAPSVREIAVAEALVAAATGGAQRHDGRMIEDMHVAAARALLERAGR
- a CDS encoding SPFH domain-containing protein is translated as MEFALALVVLALVFLIWALTPVRQGYAYTIERFGRYTHTAQPGLNFIMPIFDRVGRKVNMMEQVLDIPGQEIITKDNAMVAVDGVVFFQVLDAAKAAYEVSDLYLSIMNLTTTNLRTVMGSMDLDETLSKRDEINTRLLHVVDDATTPWGVKITRVEIKDIRPPADISNAMARQMKAEREKRANILEAEGSRASEILRAEGQKQSQILEAEGRREAAFRDAEAREREAEAEAKATQMVSDAIAGGNAQAINYFIAQKYVEAVGQFATSPNSKTILFPVEATQLIGTLGGIGELAKDALERKTGA